One window of Blastocatellia bacterium genomic DNA carries:
- a CDS encoding protein kinase, producing MLETGSVLQGRYEILKPIGEGGMGAVYLARDQRLGNTVALKETFFSDTTLLAAFEREARLLAGLRHTALPKVIDHFADNGQFLVMEYIPGDDLHDMLDASIDPPPVADVLQWADQLLDALDYLHAQNPPIIHRDIKPQNLKMTARKQIVLLDFGLAKGKTVEMTCSDSNSSIFGYTPSYAPLEQIQGSGTDVRSDIYALAATLYHLLTAQKPVDALTRAAAVLDGQPDPLAPAAELNAKVTARVSDVIAQGMALNKNQRLASAAEMREMLREAARPSQPEAARTPSPVLRTEINTSGGPAALRGASTNVFASVPATSAPAAEKPGALPMRASAPTSKSAVPARMNESRVNRVLPATSAQRRSATVALSNRDVSMSKVIAAGAILVVAVTLVVFVFTRGAKHDEANAAPVTLPKSEATTAPAPSSERAAGAVEDRAGSNAGAQPAAASKPAASAEQRPQSEETAAKETPKAEAGGSPEARPSEPVRAQGQVPSMQEPEGTKPLPRPAEEEPRREPVRQERPMPQPQDQGPPMDRMHPPPPFPPPPGGPPPGGPPPGRRRP from the coding sequence ATGCTTGAAACCGGAAGTGTACTGCAAGGCCGCTATGAGATTCTCAAGCCCATTGGCGAGGGCGGCATGGGCGCCGTTTATCTGGCGCGCGATCAGCGGCTCGGCAACACCGTCGCCTTGAAAGAAACTTTCTTCTCGGACACGACCTTGCTGGCGGCGTTCGAGCGCGAGGCCCGCCTGCTTGCCGGGTTGCGCCACACGGCATTGCCGAAGGTGATTGACCACTTCGCCGACAACGGCCAGTTTCTCGTCATGGAGTACATCCCCGGCGACGACCTGCACGACATGCTCGATGCCAGCATAGACCCGCCGCCGGTGGCCGACGTGTTGCAATGGGCCGACCAGTTGCTCGACGCGCTCGATTACTTGCACGCGCAGAACCCGCCGATCATTCACCGCGACATCAAGCCGCAGAATTTGAAGATGACGGCGAGGAAGCAGATCGTCCTGCTCGACTTCGGCCTGGCTAAAGGCAAGACCGTCGAGATGACCTGTAGCGATTCGAACTCCAGCATCTTTGGTTACACGCCGAGCTACGCGCCGCTCGAACAGATTCAAGGATCGGGCACGGACGTGCGCAGCGACATCTATGCGCTGGCCGCGACGCTTTACCACCTGCTGACCGCTCAGAAGCCGGTTGACGCGTTGACCCGCGCCGCGGCGGTCTTGGATGGACAGCCCGACCCGCTCGCTCCTGCCGCTGAGCTGAACGCGAAGGTAACGGCTCGCGTCAGCGACGTCATCGCGCAGGGCATGGCTTTGAACAAGAACCAGCGCCTGGCAAGCGCCGCCGAGATGCGCGAAATGTTGCGCGAGGCGGCGCGCCCAAGCCAGCCGGAGGCGGCCAGAACGCCGTCGCCCGTGCTCCGCACAGAGATCAACACATCGGGCGGCCCCGCGGCCTTGCGCGGCGCTTCGACGAATGTCTTCGCTTCCGTGCCTGCGACTTCTGCGCCGGCGGCAGAGAAGCCCGGCGCGCTGCCGATGCGCGCTTCGGCGCCCACTTCGAAAAGCGCGGTGCCGGCGCGAATGAATGAAAGCCGCGTCAACCGCGTTCTGCCGGCGACATCGGCGCAGCGGCGTTCGGCGACCGTCGCGCTATCAAACCGCGACGTCAGCATGTCGAAAGTCATCGCCGCGGGTGCCATTCTGGTGGTCGCGGTGACGCTCGTCGTCTTTGTTTTTACCCGCGGCGCAAAACATGATGAGGCGAACGCCGCGCCGGTCACCCTACCGAAGAGCGAAGCGACAACCGCTCCTGCGCCATCAAGCGAGCGAGCGGCGGGCGCGGTCGAAGATCGTGCGGGGTCGAATGCCGGCGCTCAACCGGCCGCCGCGAGCAAGCCGGCGGCGAGTGCCGAACAACGTCCGCAGTCTGAAGAAACCGCAGCGAAGGAAACGCCGAAAGCAGAAGCGGGCGGCTCGCCTGAAGCCAGGCCGTCAGAGCCTGTGCGAGCGCAGGGACAGGTTCCGAGCATGCAAGAGCCTGAAGGGACAAAGCCGTTGCCGCGCCCCGCGGAAGAAGAGCCGCGGCGCGAGCCGGTGCGCCAGGAGCGGCCTATGCCGCAACCGCAGGATCAAGGACCGCCGATGGATCGCATGCATCCGCCGCCGCCTTTCCCGCCGCCGCCGGGCGGGCCGCCTCCGGGTGGGCCGCCTCCAGGTCGCCGGCGGCCTTGA
- a CDS encoding NBR1-Ig-like domain-containing protein, with protein MKRSILKPALQVFALLLALLFAANVGTATTAVMLTDEELIASSRVILIGDVQSVKAQWDADHQTINTYVKVNVSRLLKGQLQNQTIVFKQLGGRVGDEATVIFGAPEYRAGQQLLLFLDTRQDGTLRVAHLFQGKYDVVDAAGQLRVKRQVSPDDVNILGVTEAPNITNDAPLARFTKKVKRVLRDYADAVAAYEAQRAVTPIVEVPAEYVDDADQAAGDVSAQYTFLGSYRWFEPDSQQPVTFRVNSLGAPTASGGVTEINQAFAAWTAVQTTALTLQNIGSTTVVGFQQDGVSALSFNDPLDQMSDPVNCSGTLAIGGVTSAGGGTRVIGGQTFSHIFEGDVVFNRNFSCFLGISANLAEVVTHEIGHAIGFGHSADSNAIMYATAHGSGRGATLGTDDIAAVTFLYPGSKSPAPTATNDAAYQWANLTWSMNTGQQATMQLSFRNTGTTTWTPGTYYLGSQNPQDNTTWGTNRVNLPQSVAPGASVVFTFNVTAPATPGWYNFQWRLLQNGVGYFGAASTNALLLVSSLTGTNDAAYQWANLTWSMTARQQATMQLSFRNTGTTTWTPGTYYLGSQNSQDNTTWGTNRVNLPQSVAPGASVVFTFTVTAPATPGWYNFQWRLLQNGAGYFGTASTNALLLVK; from the coding sequence ATGAAACGTTCGATCTTAAAGCCTGCGCTCCAGGTTTTCGCACTCCTACTGGCTCTGTTGTTTGCTGCCAACGTCGGCACGGCGACGACGGCGGTGATGCTCACGGACGAAGAGTTGATTGCTTCGTCGCGCGTCATCCTGATCGGCGATGTGCAGTCGGTCAAAGCCCAATGGGACGCCGATCACCAGACGATCAACACCTATGTCAAAGTCAATGTCAGCCGTTTGCTCAAGGGCCAGTTGCAGAATCAGACCATCGTCTTCAAACAGCTTGGCGGGCGCGTCGGCGACGAAGCGACGGTGATCTTTGGCGCGCCCGAATACCGCGCCGGGCAGCAATTGCTGCTCTTTTTGGACACGCGGCAGGATGGTACCTTGCGCGTCGCTCACCTGTTTCAAGGCAAGTACGATGTTGTTGACGCCGCCGGCCAGTTGCGCGTCAAGCGCCAGGTCAGCCCCGATGATGTCAACATTCTCGGCGTCACCGAGGCCCCGAACATCACCAACGACGCGCCGCTCGCGCGCTTCACGAAAAAGGTCAAGCGCGTGCTGCGCGATTACGCCGATGCGGTTGCGGCCTACGAGGCTCAGCGCGCCGTCACGCCGATTGTCGAAGTGCCTGCTGAATACGTTGACGACGCCGATCAGGCCGCCGGCGACGTGTCGGCGCAATACACCTTCTTAGGCAGCTATCGCTGGTTCGAGCCGGATTCGCAGCAGCCGGTCACCTTCCGCGTCAACTCGTTGGGCGCGCCGACGGCTTCGGGCGGCGTCACCGAGATCAATCAAGCATTCGCCGCGTGGACGGCGGTACAGACGACGGCGTTGACTTTGCAAAACATCGGCTCGACGACTGTCGTTGGCTTTCAGCAGGATGGCGTCTCGGCTTTGTCATTCAATGATCCGCTCGATCAGATGAGCGACCCCGTTAATTGCAGCGGCACGCTGGCCATCGGCGGCGTCACCAGCGCCGGCGGCGGGACACGCGTCATCGGCGGCCAGACGTTCTCGCACATCTTTGAAGGCGATGTCGTCTTCAACCGCAACTTCTCATGCTTCCTCGGCATTTCGGCGAACCTTGCCGAAGTCGTCACGCACGAGATCGGTCACGCCATCGGCTTCGGTCACAGTGCCGACAGCAATGCGATTATGTATGCCACGGCGCATGGCAGCGGGCGTGGCGCAACGCTCGGCACAGACGACATCGCCGCCGTGACCTTCCTGTACCCCGGCTCGAAGTCGCCGGCGCCGACGGCCACGAACGACGCCGCCTACCAGTGGGCGAATCTGACCTGGTCAATGAACACCGGGCAACAGGCGACGATGCAGTTGTCCTTCCGCAACACCGGAACCACGACGTGGACGCCAGGGACCTACTACCTGGGCTCGCAGAACCCGCAGGACAACACGACCTGGGGCACGAACCGCGTCAACCTTCCGCAGTCGGTGGCGCCCGGCGCTAGCGTCGTCTTCACCTTCAACGTCACCGCGCCAGCGACGCCGGGCTGGTACAACTTCCAGTGGCGACTGCTGCAAAATGGCGTCGGTTATTTCGGCGCTGCCTCGACGAATGCCTTGCTCCTCGTAAGCAGCCTGACGGGCACGAACGACGCCGCTTATCAGTGGGCGAATCTGACCTGGTCAATGACGGCCAGGCAACAGGCGACGATGCAGTTGTCCTTCCGCAACACGGGAACCACGACGTGGACGCCGGGAACCTACTACCTGGGCTCGCAGAACTCGCAGGACAACACGACCTGGGGCACGAACCGCGTCAACCTTCCGCAGTCAGTAGCACCAGGTGCGAGCGTCGTCTTCACTTTCACGGTCACCGCGCCGGCGACGCCGGGCTGGTACAACTTCCAGTGGCGATTATTACAAAACGGCGCTGGCTATTTCGGCACCGCCTCGACGAATGCCTTGCTTCTCGTGAAATGA
- the acnA gene encoding aconitate hydratase AcnA, translating into MTHNLFDSHQTFTTANHRSGEFYSLPQLEKAGIGPISKLPVSIRIVLESVLRNYDGKRITEDNVRALANWTPTAERTEEIPFVVARILLQDFTGVPLLVDLAAMRSAVARLSKDPRIIEPLVPVDLVIDHSVQVDFASRADAFIKNMETEFKRNRARYQFLKWGMQAFNNFSVVPPGIGICHQVNLEYLAQGVVERDGVCFPDTLVGTDSHTTMINGLGVVGWGVGGIEAEAGMLGQPVYFLTPDVVGVHLSGQLSEGVTATDLVLTLTEMLRRAKVVGKFVEYHGDGAARLTATDRATIANMSPEYGATMGFFPVDEETLEYYKVTGRSDEQVALIRDYFTAQGMFGIPRKGEIEYSTVLELDLASVEPSVAGPKRPQDRIALTHLKETFRDLLTQPVSERGYNLPPEAIDKCVFTQTGVHSSALIEPISGGGEQKSDTAPLGPGLVSEKNTATWTETEMMNNRPTPDRVDAVLEEEFPIGRAELRHGDVVIAAITSCTNTSNPSVMLAAGLLAKKAVERGLRVRPTVKTSLAPGSRAVTDYLEKTGLQPYLNQLGFNLVGYGCTTCIAAGTPVLLANGTARRIEHMPSAGGAVIFGPTADGALGMAVQAETMTQGVRDCVTLVLQDGRELVCTPDHQILCADGRWVRADCLVPGQDRVVVGLEAPLDEPGDDEADYALLAGNLTFTLNSTHERLRALAFARLLGHLLSDGSISAAGQGRMTVGQAIDREVVLNDLELLTGKRPAATQYDERKWTIVLPAELTKAISALSGVRTGRRIQQSATLPTFILDERCPVALVREFLGGMFGADGWAPVLHRLSDREENAVLEAPAYAQTAKPEHVEQLKAVMGHLIDLLARCGVKTEGAHVLQFPVRHAASSYAAAGDGAPRVEVRLKLPDGLSFVERVGFRYCVDKTMRASAAAVYWRTVSKINQQRLWMSERLGELHQERPEWSFSRARRVAAAEMQPRETPVFPHYSLLAGADRFSRLPQPADRQFRPLHRESCNFPSPVEMFKQLGVRDWFAPLRAHDETSYAKRYCVDKHAMTLPTLSLGVLERRAAGERAVFDLAVNDLHAFVAGTLCVHNCIGNSGPLDPALEEAINDNDIVAASVLSGNRNFEARVHQSVKANFLMSPPLVVAFALAGRVNLNLTEDPLGTGEDGEKVYLRHLWPTMEEVREMMRLAFDPETYRQLYSNFSEQNPMWDEIPVTVGAVYEWDTESTYIQEPPYFEGFEMQPGAISEISGARALAIFGDSVTTDHISPAGAIKPTSPAGLYLQGEGVTIADFNSYGARRGNDRVMTRGTFANVRIKNLMVPGTEGGLTVHQPDGERQSIYDAAMKYQQEGTPLMVFAGQEYGTGSSRDWAAKGTRLLGVRAVAAQSFERIHRSNLVGMGVLPCQFKEGTSAQSLRLDGSETFDLVGFGEGIKPRQDVRLVIHRQNGESEEVPLTVRIDTPIEVDYYRHGGILHYVLRQLIAQA; encoded by the coding sequence ATGACGCATAACCTCTTCGACTCGCATCAGACGTTTACCACCGCAAACCATCGCTCAGGGGAGTTTTATTCGCTGCCGCAACTGGAAAAAGCCGGCATCGGGCCGATCTCGAAACTGCCCGTCAGCATCCGCATCGTGCTTGAATCGGTGCTGCGCAATTATGACGGCAAGCGCATCACCGAAGATAACGTGCGCGCCCTGGCCAACTGGACGCCGACCGCCGAGCGCACCGAAGAGATTCCCTTTGTCGTCGCCCGCATCCTGCTGCAAGACTTCACGGGCGTGCCGCTGCTGGTTGATCTGGCGGCCATGCGCTCGGCAGTCGCCCGCCTGTCGAAAGACCCGCGGATCATCGAGCCGCTGGTGCCCGTAGACCTGGTCATCGATCATTCAGTGCAGGTCGATTTCGCCAGTCGCGCCGATGCCTTCATCAAGAACATGGAGACCGAGTTCAAGCGCAACCGCGCCCGCTATCAGTTCTTGAAGTGGGGCATGCAGGCGTTCAACAACTTCAGCGTCGTGCCGCCCGGCATCGGCATCTGCCATCAGGTCAATCTCGAATACCTGGCTCAGGGCGTGGTCGAGCGCGACGGCGTCTGCTTCCCTGACACGCTGGTCGGCACAGACTCGCACACGACGATGATTAACGGCCTCGGCGTCGTCGGCTGGGGCGTCGGCGGCATCGAAGCCGAAGCCGGCATGCTCGGCCAGCCGGTCTACTTCCTGACGCCGGATGTCGTCGGCGTCCATCTGAGCGGCCAGTTGAGCGAAGGGGTGACGGCGACCGACCTGGTGCTGACGCTGACAGAGATGCTGCGCCGCGCTAAGGTCGTCGGCAAGTTCGTCGAGTATCACGGCGACGGCGCGGCGCGGCTGACAGCCACCGACCGCGCGACGATTGCCAATATGTCGCCGGAGTACGGCGCGACGATGGGCTTCTTCCCGGTCGATGAAGAGACGCTTGAATACTACAAGGTGACGGGCCGCAGCGACGAGCAGGTCGCCTTGATCCGCGACTACTTCACGGCGCAGGGCATGTTCGGCATACCGCGCAAAGGCGAGATCGAATATAGCACCGTGCTTGAGCTTGACCTGGCCTCAGTCGAGCCGAGCGTCGCCGGGCCGAAGCGCCCGCAGGATCGTATTGCGCTGACCCATCTGAAAGAGACCTTCCGAGACTTGCTCACTCAGCCCGTAAGCGAGCGGGGTTACAACCTGCCGCCCGAAGCGATTGACAAGTGCGTCTTCACGCAGACCGGCGTGCATAGCTCGGCGCTGATCGAGCCCATCAGCGGCGGCGGCGAGCAGAAATCGGATACCGCGCCGCTCGGCCCCGGACTGGTCAGCGAAAAGAACACCGCGACCTGGACCGAGACCGAGATGATGAACAACCGCCCGACGCCTGACCGCGTTGACGCGGTGCTCGAAGAAGAGTTTCCCATAGGCCGCGCCGAACTGCGTCACGGCGACGTGGTGATTGCCGCCATCACGTCTTGCACGAACACCTCGAACCCGAGCGTCATGCTCGCCGCGGGGCTGCTGGCAAAGAAGGCGGTTGAGCGCGGCCTGCGCGTGCGACCGACGGTAAAGACCTCGCTCGCGCCCGGCTCGCGCGCCGTCACCGATTACCTGGAAAAGACCGGCCTGCAACCGTATTTGAATCAGCTCGGCTTCAACCTGGTGGGCTATGGCTGCACGACCTGCATTGCCGCAGGCACCCCGGTGCTGCTGGCCAATGGCACTGCCCGTCGCATTGAGCACATGCCGAGCGCCGGCGGCGCAGTTATTTTCGGCCCGACGGCGGATGGCGCATTGGGTATGGCGGTGCAGGCCGAGACGATGACCCAGGGAGTGCGTGATTGCGTGACTCTCGTCTTGCAGGATGGGCGCGAGCTGGTCTGTACCCCCGATCACCAGATTCTTTGCGCCGATGGTAGGTGGGTGCGCGCTGACTGCCTGGTGCCTGGGCAAGATCGCGTTGTCGTCGGCCTGGAAGCGCCGCTGGACGAGCCCGGCGACGACGAAGCCGACTACGCGCTGCTGGCAGGGAATTTGACATTCACCCTGAATTCGACGCATGAACGTCTGCGGGCGCTGGCCTTCGCACGCTTGCTCGGCCATCTGCTCAGCGATGGCTCGATCAGTGCCGCAGGCCAGGGGCGAATGACCGTCGGTCAGGCCATAGACCGCGAGGTGGTGCTGAATGATCTGGAATTGCTCACAGGCAAGCGCCCGGCGGCAACGCAGTATGACGAGCGCAAATGGACAATCGTGCTGCCGGCGGAATTGACCAAAGCGATTAGCGCCCTATCCGGTGTTCGCACGGGCCGGCGCATCCAGCAGTCGGCGACGCTGCCGACTTTCATTTTGGATGAGCGCTGCCCGGTGGCGCTGGTGCGCGAGTTCTTAGGTGGCATGTTCGGCGCTGATGGCTGGGCACCTGTGCTACACCGCTTGAGTGACCGCGAGGAGAATGCAGTTCTCGAAGCGCCGGCCTACGCCCAGACCGCCAAGCCGGAGCACGTCGAACAACTGAAGGCGGTAATGGGTCACTTGATCGACCTCCTGGCGCGTTGTGGGGTGAAGACCGAAGGCGCGCACGTTTTGCAGTTCCCGGTGCGCCATGCGGCTTCTTCGTATGCCGCCGCCGGTGATGGCGCTCCCCGCGTCGAGGTTCGGTTGAAGTTGCCGGACGGGCTGTCGTTCGTGGAGCGAGTGGGGTTCCGCTACTGCGTCGATAAGACGATGCGGGCCAGTGCGGCGGCGGTCTACTGGCGCACGGTGAGCAAGATCAATCAGCAGCGCTTATGGATGTCGGAGCGTCTGGGGGAACTGCACCAGGAGCGCCCCGAGTGGTCGTTCAGCCGGGCGCGCCGTGTCGCTGCGGCGGAGATGCAGCCACGCGAGACGCCGGTCTTCCCGCACTACTCTTTACTTGCGGGGGCGGATCGCTTCTCGCGATTGCCACAGCCGGCAGATCGCCAGTTCCGACCTCTGCACCGCGAGAGTTGCAACTTCCCATCGCCGGTCGAGATGTTCAAGCAACTCGGTGTGCGAGACTGGTTCGCCCCATTGCGCGCGCATGACGAGACGAGCTATGCCAAACGCTACTGTGTTGATAAGCACGCGATGACGCTGCCGACGTTGTCGCTCGGCGTGCTGGAACGGCGCGCGGCGGGCGAGCGCGCGGTCTTCGACCTGGCCGTCAACGACCTGCACGCCTTTGTCGCCGGCACGCTCTGCGTCCATAATTGCATCGGCAATTCCGGGCCGCTCGACCCGGCGCTCGAAGAGGCGATCAACGACAACGACATCGTCGCCGCGTCGGTGTTGAGCGGCAACCGCAACTTTGAAGCGCGTGTGCATCAGAGCGTCAAGGCGAACTTCCTGATGAGCCCGCCGCTGGTCGTCGCTTTCGCGCTGGCCGGGCGCGTCAATCTCAACCTCACCGAAGACCCTTTGGGAACGGGCGAGGACGGCGAGAAAGTCTACCTGCGCCACCTCTGGCCGACGATGGAAGAAGTGCGTGAGATGATGCGGCTGGCGTTCGACCCCGAAACCTACCGCCAGCTTTACAGCAACTTCAGTGAGCAGAACCCGATGTGGGACGAGATTCCGGTGACCGTCGGCGCCGTCTATGAATGGGACACCGAATCGACTTACATTCAAGAGCCGCCCTACTTCGAGGGCTTCGAGATGCAGCCGGGCGCCATCAGCGAGATCAGCGGCGCGCGGGCGCTGGCCATCTTCGGCGATTCGGTGACGACAGATCACATCAGCCCGGCGGGGGCGATCAAGCCGACCAGCCCCGCCGGTCTCTACCTGCAAGGGGAAGGCGTCACGATTGCCGATTTCAATAGCTACGGGGCGCGGCGCGGCAACGACCGGGTGATGACGCGCGGCACCTTTGCCAACGTGCGGATCAAGAACCTGATGGTGCCGGGGACGGAAGGCGGCCTCACCGTGCATCAGCCCGACGGCGAGCGCCAGAGTATTTATGACGCGGCGATGAAGTATCAGCAGGAAGGCACGCCGCTCATGGTCTTCGCCGGCCAGGAGTACGGCACCGGCAGCTCACGCGATTGGGCGGCTAAGGGAACGCGCTTGCTCGGCGTGCGCGCCGTCGCGGCGCAGAGCTTCGAGCGCATCCACCGCAGCAACCTCGTCGGCATGGGCGTGCTGCCTTGCCAGTTCAAGGAAGGCACGAGCGCGCAGAGCTTGCGGCTCGACGGGAGCGAGACTTTCGATCTGGTCGGCTTCGGTGAAGGGATCAAGCCGCGCCAGGACGTGCGGCTGGTGATTCATCGTCAGAACGGCGAGTCAGAAGAAGTGCCGCTCACGGTGCGCATCGATACGCCGATTGAGGTGGACTACTACCGCCACGGCGGCATCCTGCATTACGTCCTGCGGCAGTTGATCGCCCAGGCGTAG
- a CDS encoding GNAT family N-acetyltransferase, which produces MSSAQAIGRSRYQMEITTDEAGLARLAREWDALLDESAQRVYFLRAGWNQLWWQTFRPQGAQLFIITARDLNGRLAGLAPLYLRERRTAGIPHVRELGFIGTGVYVQTGECLDLIARRGEERQVAEAVIDFLLQSNAWDRLCLNEIPATSLMLPHLRAALGPSAVIQQASRSHFIRTTGDWESVLENLSRSTRKNLLYETRRLFKTHAGRLRRVATADELEGAMDALVRLHQARWNARGEPGSFALPGFEPFLREAARLSLRDDRLRMWTFDVEGETAGALIGFYDNGVVHYFQAGFDPELSRLSVGRVMLGLCLRECVADPVVREFDFMGGDNAYKDRWTPEGRETVKLTCLRAGVRALAYTGIHRMTRLSKSLLKATLPTAVRQAGHRLLQRRHFIR; this is translated from the coding sequence ATGAGTAGCGCACAGGCGATAGGACGGTCGCGGTATCAGATGGAGATCACGACCGACGAGGCCGGGTTGGCGCGGCTCGCCCGCGAATGGGACGCGCTGCTCGACGAGAGCGCCCAGCGCGTTTACTTCTTGCGCGCCGGCTGGAATCAGCTCTGGTGGCAGACCTTTCGCCCTCAGGGCGCGCAGTTGTTCATCATCACGGCGCGCGACCTGAATGGGCGATTGGCAGGACTGGCGCCGCTTTACCTGCGCGAGCGTCGTACCGCGGGCATCCCGCATGTGCGCGAGCTAGGATTCATCGGCACCGGCGTTTATGTGCAGACCGGCGAATGCCTCGACCTGATCGCACGTCGGGGCGAAGAGCGTCAGGTCGCCGAAGCTGTCATCGATTTTCTCCTACAATCAAACGCCTGGGATCGGCTCTGCCTTAACGAGATTCCCGCGACTTCGCTGATGCTGCCGCACCTGCGCGCCGCGCTGGGGCCGAGCGCCGTCATCCAGCAAGCCAGCCGCTCGCACTTCATCCGCACCACGGGTGATTGGGAGAGCGTGCTAGAGAATCTGAGCCGCTCGACGCGCAAGAACCTGCTCTACGAAACGCGCCGCTTGTTCAAGACCCACGCGGGCCGACTGCGCCGCGTCGCCACCGCCGACGAGCTTGAAGGCGCGATGGACGCGCTGGTGCGCTTGCACCAGGCGCGCTGGAACGCCCGCGGCGAGCCGGGCTCGTTTGCGCTTCCCGGCTTTGAGCCCTTCCTGCGCGAGGCGGCGCGCCTGAGCTTGCGCGACGACCGCCTGCGCATGTGGACGTTCGATGTGGAAGGCGAAACGGCGGGGGCGCTCATCGGCTTTTATGACAACGGCGTGGTGCATTACTTTCAAGCGGGCTTCGACCCGGAGCTATCGCGCCTGAGCGTCGGGCGCGTGATGCTCGGCCTCTGCCTCCGCGAATGCGTCGCCGACCCCGTCGTGCGCGAATTCGATTTCATGGGCGGCGACAACGCTTACAAAGATCGCTGGACGCCGGAGGGCCGCGAAACAGTCAAGCTCACCTGTTTGCGCGCGGGCGTGCGGGCGCTGGCTTACACGGGCATTCATCGGATGACGCGGTTGAGCAAGTCGCTGCTCAAGGCGACGCTGCCAACCGCAGTGCGGCAGGCCGGACACAGGCTATTGCAGCGCCGGCATTTCATCCGCTGA
- a CDS encoding GNAT family N-acetyltransferase, giving the protein MSEFVIRQATADDRGHIIRLMANVYSGDVAARYDWLYRDNPHGSALTWLAIESDSGEAVGCTSIFPRRVRVAERERLGSIGGDCYIEPRVRRRGLATQLHVASFSGMREAGIEFMYGPPTPNNLGALVKAGSHLVTSYRRWVRPLTSHGVYQAAFSRVPTKLGARLAGLPILMLDHLTKGDAHGFTLSEIFEFGDEFDALFATAAATHPVACVRDRAYLAWRYRSGRQTALAVRRDGALVGFFTIEKSGNEAAIMDIFSPNDPRLIDALLRLVIEYATQWSCARLELCMTEGCAVARRLLRHGFIARDERGFQVAVADTDAQAALLRAPSSWHLTEADQDLETVFVQAVAG; this is encoded by the coding sequence ATGAGTGAATTTGTTATTCGTCAGGCGACCGCGGACGACCGCGGCCACATCATTCGCTTAATGGCGAACGTCTATTCCGGCGACGTGGCGGCGCGCTACGATTGGCTCTATCGCGATAACCCGCACGGCAGCGCGCTCACCTGGCTGGCGATTGAAAGCGACAGCGGCGAAGCGGTCGGCTGCACCTCGATCTTTCCGCGCCGCGTTCGCGTAGCGGAGCGCGAGCGGTTGGGGAGCATCGGCGGCGACTGCTACATCGAGCCGCGCGTGCGTCGCCGTGGCCTGGCGACGCAACTGCACGTCGCCAGCTTCTCAGGCATGCGCGAAGCCGGCATCGAGTTCATGTATGGCCCGCCGACGCCGAACAATCTCGGCGCGCTCGTCAAAGCCGGCTCGCATCTGGTGACCAGCTATCGCCGCTGGGTGCGCCCGCTGACCAGTCACGGCGTTTATCAGGCGGCCTTCTCGCGTGTGCCGACCAAGCTCGGGGCGCGGCTCGCCGGCCTGCCGATTCTGATGCTCGATCATCTGACGAAAGGTGACGCGCACGGCTTCACGTTGAGCGAAATCTTCGAGTTCGGCGACGAGTTCGACGCGCTGTTTGCAACGGCGGCGGCGACTCACCCGGTGGCCTGCGTGCGCGACCGCGCTTACCTGGCATGGCGCTATCGCAGCGGCAGGCAGACGGCGCTGGCCGTGCGCCGCGACGGCGCGCTGGTGGGTTTCTTCACGATTGAAAAGTCCGGCAACGAAGCGGCCATCATGGACATTTTCAGTCCGAACGATCCGCGCTTGATTGACGCGCTGCTGCGGCTGGTGATCGAGTACGCGACCCAATGGAGCTGCGCGCGCCTGGAGTTATGCATGACTGAAGGCTGCGCCGTAGCGCGGCGACTGTTGCGGCATGGCTTCATCGCCCGCGACGAGCGCGGCTTTCAAGTCGCGGTTGCCGATACGGACGCGCAGGCCGCCTTGCTGCGAGCCCCCAGCTCGTGGCACCTGACGGAAGCCGATCAAGACCTCGAAACTGTTTTCGTGCAAGCCGTCGCTGGATAA